In the Mya arenaria isolate MELC-2E11 chromosome 11, ASM2691426v1 genome, one interval contains:
- the LOC128208066 gene encoding V-type proton ATPase subunit D-like, whose product MSGKERINVFPSRMALAIMKQRLKGAQKGHSLLKKKADALTMRFRQILKKIIETKMKMGDVMKESVFSLAEAKFTTGDFNHMVLQNVNKAQLKVRSKKDNVAGVQLPVFEHYTDGVDSYELTGLSRGGQQIDKLKKNYAKAVELLVQLASLQTSFVTLDEVIKITNRRVNAIEHVIIPRIENTLSYITTELDEREREEFFRLKKIQEKKKKLKIESEKVKADLKAQGIEMERVTDMLEAEHDEDLLFN is encoded by the exons ATGTCAGGAAAAGAGAGAATCAATGTTTTCCCTTCACGAAT GGCCTTGGCCATTATGAAGCAGAGGTTGAAGGGAGCACAGAAAGGACACAGTCTTCTGAAGAAAAAGGCTGATGCTTTGACCATGAGGTTTAGAcagattttgaagaaaatcaTAGAA ACTAAGATGAAGATGGGAGACGTAATGAAGGAATCTGTGTTCTCGCTGGCCGAGGCTAAGTTCACAACAGGAGACTTTAACCACATGGTGCTTCAGAACGTCAACAAAGCCCAGCTCAAAGTACGATCAAAAAAGGACAATGTGGCAG gtGTACAACTACCAGTATTTGAACATTACACAGATGGTGTTGACA GCTATGAGTTGACTGGTTTGTCCCGCGGTGGCCAGCAGATTGACAAGCTCAAGAAGAACTACGCGAAGGCCGTGGAGTTGTTAGTCCAGCTGGCCTCACTACAGACCTCATTTGTTACGCTGGACGAGGTCATCAAAATCACCAACCGAAGAGTAAATGCTATAGAACATG ttattattCCACGAATAGAAAACACCTTGTCATATATCACAACAGAGTTGGATGAGAGAGAAAGAGAAGAGTTCTTCAG GTTAAAGAAGATCcaggagaagaagaagaagctAAAGATTGAGTCAGAGAAGGTTAAGGCAGATTTGAAGGCCCAGGGTATTGAAATGGAAAGGGTCACAGACATGTTGGAAGCTGAACATGACGAGGACCTGCTCTTCAACTAG
- the LOC128208067 gene encoding arpin-like, giving the protein MSRIYDNQPLTNLPLINIDVSGSWNKNDFTRGPGVIFEGVVQKRAHFVICDGRKTKTHYYIMYIKLSRAHRRKFDENGVEVEPNFSETRKVNTGYLNSSYKVESKGETDKLSEETAQKLLTPADLAPHMDRYGAPGLVGVWLDEAQAQGLEFEMGNSVRVKTQGDGPFVFSITKLDSGSSNRGNFAGGESTGASWTDKIMDVKAVQNAMAGSDQQGVDDDEWDD; this is encoded by the exons ATGAGCAGAATTTATGACAATCAGCCGTTGACAAATCTTCCACTGATAAACATAGATGTTTCAGGATCTTGGAACAAAAATGACTTTACAAG AGGACCTGGCGTAATATTTGAAGGTGTTGTTCAAAAGAGGGCACATTTTGTAATTTGTGACGGACGGAAAACGAAGACCCACTACTACATCATGTACATCAAGCTCTCGCGGGCGCACCGCCGGAAGTTTGACGAGAACGGGGTGGAGGTAGAGCCAAACTTCAGCGAGACCAGGAAAGTTAATACTGGATATCTCAACTCCTCATACA AGGTGGAGAGCAAAGGCGAGACGGACAAGCTGAGCGAGGAGACTGCCCAGAAGTTGTTGACACCTGCCGACCTCGCCCCTCACATGGACAGGTACGGGGCCCCAGGACTCGTGGGTGTGTGGCTGGATGAGGCCCAGGCACAGGGACTCGAGTTTGAGATGGGCAACTCTGTCAGGGTGAAAACTCAGGGAGACGGGCCTTTTGTGT tCAGTATAACAAAACTGGACAGTGGGTCGAGTAACCGGGGGAATTTCGCAGGCGGGGAGAGCACAGGTGCCTCATGGACGGACAAAATCATGGATGTAAAGGCCGTACAAAACGCCATGGCTGGTTCAGACCAGCAGGGTGTCGATGATGACGAATGG GATGATTGA
- the LOC128209537 gene encoding uncharacterized protein LOC128209537, with protein MDFNVLTCSCILVTGTVSLVCILVGLLCPSWTLVVIRYMFADNTDQFRFLDNSNEVYVQVGLHSKVECYVDQCLNLDFISSNVDQNLYSSSYVPGLDVQSLRVQYIPTLVLMVNATVFALAAQVASALHFRRCRTLKSDWGIAGTCASGIVFWIICCMLCICAIGITVVFNVRIQSLIDQRDPTTNAAKKTSLSMQPPWGLVVTGIGGALAGINGFTMALKLLLNLGNITTSEENHTLVRSMVV; from the exons AtggattttaatgttttaacatgttCGTGTATACTTGTGACAGGGACAGTTTCATTGGTGTGTATCTTGGTTGGACTTCTGTGTCCATCTTGGACGTTGGTGGTGATCAGGTATATGTTCGCCGACAATACTGATCAGTTCAGGTTTTTGGATAATTCCAACGAAGTATATGTACAGGTGGGCTTACACAGTAAGGTTGAGTGTTACGTTGACCAGTGCTTAAATTTGGACTTCATTTCGTCGAATGTTGACCAAAACCTATATTCAAGTTCCTATG TTCCAGGTTTGGATGTACAGAGTTTGAGAGTCCAGTACATCCCGACACTGGTCCTCATGGTAAACGCCACGGTGTTCGCTCTGGCGGCCCAGGTAGCGAGCGCTCTGCATTTCCGGCGATGTCGAACCCTCAAGTCTGATTGGGGAATAGCGGGCACGTGCGCGAGCGGAATTGTGTTCTGGATTATTTGCT GCATGCTGTGTATATGTGCGATTGGGATAACGGTAGTGTTCAACGTCAGAATCCAGTCGCTTATAGACCAGAGAGACCCCACCACAAATGCTGCAAAAAAGACTTCTCTAAGCATGCAACCTCCCTGGGGCCTTGTTGTCACCG GTATTGGCGGTGCATTGGCAGGGATAAATGGATTCACAATGGCCCTAAAGCTACTCCTCAACTTGGGAAACATTACAACATCAGAAGAAAACCATACTTTAGTGAGGAGCATGGTCGTCTAA
- the LOC128208366 gene encoding uncharacterized protein LOC128208366 yields MNCHAVLLLSWLLLGTLAGIRGHGRLLEPPGRSSAWRFNFPVPHNTMDHQLNCKGYGHQYQQIGGRCGVCGDPYEGPYENEAGGKYARGIIVQNYTQGQRIRVTIEITVNHGGYSEFRICPNNDVTKRVTQDCMDHYLLMTPFGETRYMHAPNGDPAGLGEKHIDLLLPPGLTCTQCVLQWIWTGDSNNNCWLNSTCCTEVGCGPQEHFYGCADVSVRSSVQPWAPQPTLLLNMTSQVGTSGPACIASEMARNMVGQPRADELCQRACSGPGSVCPVYFCADSCRRTF; encoded by the exons atGAATTGTCATGCAGTTTTGTTGTTATCGTGGCTCCTGCTAGGCACTCTGGCCGGGATCAGAGGTCATGGTCGCCTTCTGGAGCCACCGGGACGCTCTTCCGCTTGGAGGTTCAATTTTCCCGTGCCACATAACACAATGGACCACCAACTCAACTGTAAAGGATATGGG CACCAGTATCAACAGATCGGGGGGAGGTGCGGCGTGTGCGGGGACCCGTATGAAGGGCCGTATGAAAACGAGGCTGGCGGAAAATACGCCCGGGGTATTATTGTCCAGAATTACACCCAGGGACAACGAATACGAGTTACGATTG AAATCACCGTTAACCACGGAGGATATTCCGAGTTCCGTATCTGCCCAAACAATGATGTCACGAAGCGCGTGACGCAAGATTGCATGGATCATTATCTATTGATGACCCCTTTCGGCGAGACGCGCTACATGCATGCGCCGAACGGGGATCCTGCTGGGCTTGGGGAAAAGCATATTGATCTACTCCTTCCGCCCGGCCTTACGTGTACACAATGCGTCCTCCAGTGGATATGGACCGGAG ATTCAAACAACAACTGCTGGCTCAATAGTACATGTTGTACAGAAGTCGGCTGCGGTCCTCAGGAGCACTTTTACGGCTGCGCCGACGTCTCCGTCCGGTCCTCCGTGCAACCATGGGCCCCTCAACCAACTCTTCTTCTGAACATGACGTCACAGGTGGGCACTTCCGGCCCGGCTTGCATTGCGAGCGAAATGGCGAGAAACATGGTGGGCCAGCCCCGTGCGGACGAACTTTGCCAACGGGCCTGTAGCGGACCAGGCAGCGTGTGTCCGGTGTATTTCTGTGCGGACTCTTGCAGGAGAACGTTCTAA